A single region of the Oleispira antarctica RB-8 genome encodes:
- a CDS encoding Putative amino acid-binding ACT domain protein, with product MSKFLILTIIADDKPGIVETIAATIADQGGNWLESRMSHMAGKFAGILRISIAEEEANSLRIRLSQLATQGISIGVEVSAEAGDSIATKDLTLNLVGNDRPGIVKEVSQALANMGVNVLELTTNCESAPMSADLLFKTEAHLRVPKGFDADALTDALEAISNDLMVEINLD from the coding sequence ATGTCGAAGTTTCTGATTTTAACCATTATCGCCGACGATAAACCCGGTATCGTAGAAACAATAGCCGCGACCATTGCTGATCAAGGTGGCAACTGGTTAGAAAGTCGTATGTCACACATGGCGGGTAAATTCGCCGGCATATTACGTATCAGCATTGCCGAAGAAGAAGCCAATAGTCTGCGCATCAGATTATCGCAGCTCGCAACTCAAGGCATCAGTATCGGCGTTGAGGTCAGTGCAGAAGCTGGAGACTCCATTGCCACCAAAGATCTCACCCTCAACTTAGTTGGCAACGACCGCCCAGGTATTGTGAAAGAAGTATCACAAGCTTTGGCCAATATGGGGGTTAACGTATTAGAGCTGACCACCAACTGCGAAAGTGCACCGATGTCAGCGGACCTTTTATTTAAAACCGAAGCGCACTTACGCGTGCCGAAAGGTTTTGATGCTGATGCTCTAACGGATGCGTTAGAAGCAATTTCAAATGATTTAATGGTTGAGATTAATCTCGACTAA
- a CDS encoding Enoyl-CoA hydratase: MYQDINLTIDNKIALIEINRPEVLNAIRVQTYQDLIAAFKEADASDDVNVIVLTGAGGKFTAGNDLSDLVAGDDIRQDVMDGVSGIFTTLSRVKKPIIAAVEKVAVGIGTTILLHCDMAFAGANTRFRLPFANLGVSPEGASSMLLTESVGPKIANELLLTGRFFDGSEAEKWNIINKATEDGQALEAAMSVAQDLVKQPLASLITTKQLLNVGNSEVIEEVVTDELEAFSLLLQSEDTQARINHLVNSSK, encoded by the coding sequence ATGTACCAAGATATTAATTTAACCATCGACAATAAAATTGCGCTGATCGAGATTAACCGCCCAGAGGTTTTAAACGCAATTCGAGTACAAACTTACCAAGACCTAATTGCTGCTTTTAAAGAAGCCGATGCTTCTGACGACGTTAATGTTATCGTATTAACCGGCGCTGGCGGCAAGTTTACTGCCGGTAACGATTTATCTGACCTAGTCGCGGGTGACGATATACGCCAAGATGTTATGGACGGTGTTTCTGGTATTTTTACAACGTTGAGCCGCGTTAAAAAGCCGATCATTGCTGCCGTTGAAAAAGTAGCCGTCGGCATCGGCACAACCATCCTACTTCATTGCGACATGGCTTTTGCGGGTGCAAATACCCGCTTCCGCCTACCTTTCGCTAACTTAGGTGTTAGCCCTGAAGGTGCTTCTTCTATGTTATTAACGGAATCTGTTGGCCCTAAAATCGCTAACGAGCTGTTATTAACCGGTCGTTTCTTCGACGGTAGTGAAGCTGAGAAATGGAACATCATCAATAAAGCGACTGAAGATGGCCAAGCACTTGAAGCAGCAATGTCAGTTGCACAAGACCTAGTTAAGCAGCCGCTGGCGTCTTTAATCACCACTAAGCAGTTATTGAATGTTGGTAACTCTGAAGTGATCGAAGAAGTGGTAACTGACGAACTTGAAGCCTTCTCTTTATTATTACAAAGTGAAGATACTCAAGCGCGTATTAATCATTTAGTAAATAGCAGCAAATAA